A window of Candidatus Dojkabacteria bacterium contains these coding sequences:
- a CDS encoding YlxR family protein has product MKKDHVPMRTCIVTREKAPKSELMRIVDNGTVMLDTTGKVRGRGASMKKDIDVFNLALDKNHLERAFKRKIHKEEKENLRVEVEKYLSREKLQPVEGKLSVRVQGEKVKLN; this is encoded by the coding sequence GTGAAAAAGGACCACGTTCCGATGAGAACCTGTATCGTTACGCGCGAGAAGGCTCCGAAAAGTGAGTTGATGCGGATTGTGGATAATGGTACGGTAATGCTCGACACAACCGGAAAGGTGCGCGGCCGAGGTGCAAGTATGAAGAAAGACATCGATGTTTTTAACCTTGCGCTCGACAAAAACCATCTGGAGCGGGCTTTTAAGAGGAAGATCCACAAAGAAGAGAAAGAGAATCTGCGTGTAGAAGTTGAGAAATATCTGAGCAGGGAGAAACTACAGCCGGTTGAGGGGAAGCTGTCGGTAAGGGTGCAAGGGGAAAAAGTTAAGTTGAACTAA